A stretch of DNA from Oncorhynchus keta strain PuntledgeMale-10-30-2019 chromosome 17, Oket_V2, whole genome shotgun sequence:
CTGTGTCTTTGCAGGAGATCGGTGAGATGGTGCACATCTACCTGATAGGTAAGGAGGAGACGAGGACCCACTCCCTGGCCATTTCCCTGCACTGTGACGAGGACGATGCCGTCAGCGTCAGCGGCCAGAACAGCCTGTGTCACCAGATCACAGCAGCCTGTAAACACGGGCCGGACCTCTACGTGGTAGGGGGGTCCATCCCTCGTCGCATGTGGAAGTGTAACATGCAGACCATGGACTGGGAGCGCTGTGCCCCGCTGCCCCGAGATCGTCTCAGCCACACCATGGTCTCAGTCTCGCTCCAGGATGCCGTCTATAGTCTGGGAGGTAAGACGCTCCAGGACACACTGTCCAACGCCGTGATTTACTACACGGTGAAGGACAACGTGTGGACAGAGACTAGCCATCTGGATACGGCGGTGTCCGGGGCGGCGGGGGTTAACCTGGGAGGAACCATCTACATACTGGGGGGGGAAGAGAACGACATGGACTTCTTCACCAAGCCGTCACGACTCATCCAGTGCTTCGACACGAAGACTCAGAAGTGCCAACTGAAGCCTTACGTCCTGCCGTTGGCGGGAGTGATGCACGCCGCCGCACACATGGATCTGCTGTTTATCGTAGCAGAGGGGGACTCCCTGGTGTGTTACAACCCGCTGTTGGAGAGCTTCACCAGGCTACGCTTCCCCGAGGTGTGGAGCTGTGTGCCGTCCTTCTGGAAGGTGGCCAGCTGTAACGGCTCCGTCTACGTGTTCAGAGAGAGGTGTACAAAAGGAGACGCTCACACGTTGAAGTTTAACCCCGCTACGTCAGCCGTGACTGTTATCAAGGGGATTAAGATactgctgaccaactggcagttTGTCCTGGCCTAAAGTTTAAACTCACTACGGTGAGGGCATGAGGTATTTGAGAATATAGAatggaaaatattcagatcctTTTTACTTTGGCCGTTAAAGTCTTATTCTCTCAATCTACACAccaaaccccataatgacaaagcaaaagcaggtttttagatattttagcaaatttatagaacctccccctcccccagaaatatcttatttacagtgccttgcgaaagtattcggcccccttgaactttgcgaccttctgccacatttcaggcttcaaacataaagatataaaactgtatatttttgtgaagaatcaacaacaagtgggacacaatcatgaagtggaacgacatttattggatatttcaaacttttttaacaaatcaaaaactgaaaaattgggcgtgcaaaattattcagcccccttaagttaatactttgtagcgccaccttttgctgcgattatagctgtaagtcgcttggggtatgtctctatcagttttgcacatcgagagactgacattttttcccattcctccttgcaaaacagcttgagctcagtgaggttggatggagagcatttgtgaacagcagttttcagttctttccacagattctcgattggattcaggtctggactttgacttggccattctaacacctggatatgtttatttttgaaccattccagtgtagattttgctttatgttttggaccattgtcttgttggaagacaaatctccgtcccagtctcaggtcttttgcagactccatctggttttcttccagaatggtcctgtatttggctccatccatcttcccatcaatttgaatcATCTTCCGTgttcctgctgaagaaaagcaggcccaaaccatgatgctgccaccaccatgtttgacagtggggatggtgtgttcagggtgatgagctgtgttgcttttacgccaaacataacattttgcattgttgccaagaagttcaattttggtttcatctgaccagagcaccttcttccacatgtttggtgtgtctcccaggtggcttgtggcaaactttaaacaacattttttatggatatctttaagaaatggctttcttcttgccactcttccataaaggccagatttgtgcaatatacgactgattgttgtcctatggacagagtctcccacctcagctgtagatctctgcagttcatccagagtgatcatgggcctcttggctgcatctctgatcagtcttctccttgtatgagctgaaagtttagaaggacggccaggtcttggtagattttcagtggtctgatactccttccatttaaatattatcgcttgcacagtgctccttgggatgtttaaagcttgggaaatctttttgtatccaaatccggctttaaacttcttcacaacagtatctcggacctgcctggtgtgttccttgttcttcatgatgctctctgcgcttttaacggacctctgagactatcacagtgcaggtgcatttatacggagacttgattacacacaggtggattgtatttatcatcattagtcatttaggtcaacattggatcattcagagatcctcactgaacttctggagagagtttgctgcactgaaagtaaaggggctgaataattttgcacgcccaatttttctgtttttgatttgttaaaaaagtttgaaatatccaataaacgtcgttccacttcatgattgtgtcccacttgttgttgattcttcacaaaaaaatacagttttatatctttatgtttgaagcctgaaatgtggcaaaaggtcgcaaagttcaaggggggcgaatactttcacaaggcactgtatataagaacctttgctatgagactctaaatgtagctcaggtgcatcctgtttccattgatcatctttgaaatgtttctacaacttgattggagttcacctgtggtaaattcaaattgattggacatgatttggaaaggcacacactaataaggtcccacagttgacaggtgcatgtcagagcaaaaaccaaaccatctAAATAATTGTCCatagagacaggattgtgtcgaggcagagatctggggaagggtaccaaaaaatgtctgcagcattgaaggaccccaagaagtttggaaccatcaatactcttcctagagctggccgcccggccaacctgagaaatcgggggagaggGTCTTGGTCAGCcagaacctgatcaaacatcgctggagagacctggaaatagctgtgcagcgacactcctcacccaacctgacagagcttgagaggatctgcagagatgaatgggagaaactccccaaatacaggtgtgccaagcttgtagcgtcatacccaagaagactcaaggctgtaatcgctgccaaagtactgagtgaagggtcagaatacttatgtaaatgtgatatttccgtttgtattatttgtaataaatttgcaaaaaagtatatatatatttttttagctttgtcattattgggtgttgtgatgtcattatttttattttacctttattttactaggcaagtcagttaagaacaaattcttattttcaatgacggcctaggaacagtgggttaactgcctgttcaggggcagaacgacagatttgtaccttgtcagctcggggattcgaacttgcaacctttcggttactagtccaaccactaggctaccctgccgccccattgggtattgtgatgtcattattggttattgtgatgtcatttttgggtattgtgatgtcattattgggtattgtgatgtcattattgggtactgtgatgtcattattgggtattgtgatgtcattattgggtattgtgatgtcattattgggtattgtgcgtagattgatatggattttttcccccgtattttgaaaaaaaaaacaattttagaataaggttgtaaagtAAGAAAATGAgtagaaagtcaaggggtctgaatactttctgaatgctctgtaagGTGTTACATTACATAAGCTGATCTTTCTGTCTCTTATGGTCTCTGATGCAGTCATCCTCACAGCTGTAAATCATGTTCATTGTACAGCAATAAGTGATGGGATGAAACCACACGATCGGAGAATTCAGAGATCATATTTTCTTGCATATGTCACAAATACATCCCATTATCTGTAAATATATTCAACAAAGCTCACAAATAAAACTACAATGTGAACAAACAGGCTGTTCAGACATCCCTAATATTTACAACTGTGGATTTACGTATTCAGAATTTTTTTTTAACAAGTTATGCCTGTCGAAGTATTACAGTCAGCGAATGTGACTTCAGATGAGTCGACTATCTCCATTCATTGGGATTATCTTTGAGGCGCGTAGCGTTATGAGGTCACCGCATTCTCATTCGCCATTTCCTGGGAGAATAGTTTCTCGCTAGATAAAAAAACAACTTAATGAAATGTGAGTATAACgttttatttattaaatgttaAAATGTTAACCAAATGACTTTTCATATGAATGTTAAATTCAATCATTGGGGGCATGCAACGCACTAGGCAATCTCGTCAGCTGTTTAGACCAAGTTAAATGAACTAGTTTATTCAGCAATGTGTCAATTATGAAGAACCGCTCAGTTTTAAAATCATGAATTGTTGATCTGGCTAGCCAGCTAATCTTTTTGAATATGTGATATTTTTGCAGCACAAAGCACTCTGTTCCGCCTTGTGTGGTGGTAAGAAATGTTAATATTATCTAATAAAAATCCAGCTGTTTTTCAGTTCCATGTTGGATGACCTGCAAGCAATGCCTGGGTTTCAAACCAACAGCTTGTTAGCCACTCCTAATGTTTTGGGCCTGTTCCACTCCCATGTTTTGGGCCTGTTCCACTCCCATGTTTTGGGCCTGTTCCACTCCCATGTTTTGGGCCTGTTCCACTCCCAATGTTTTGGGCCTGTTCTAACCCCAATGTTTTGGGCCTGTTCTAACCCCAATGTTTTGGGCCTGTGCCACTCCCAATGTTTTGGGCCTGTTCTAACCCCAATGTTTTGGGCCTGTTCCACTCCCAATGTTTTGGGCCTGTGCCACTCCCAATGTTTTGGGCCTGTTCCACTCCCAATGTTTTGGGCCTGTTCCACTCCCAATGTTTTGGGCCTGTTCCACTCCCAATGTTTTGGGCCTGTGCCACTCCCAATGTTTTGGGCCTGTCCCACTCCCAATGTTTTGGGTCTGTTCTAACCCCAATGTTTTGGGCCTGTGCCACTCCCAATGTTTTGGGCCTGTGCCACTCCCAATGTTTTGGGCCTGTTCTAACCCCAATGTTTTGGGCCTGTTCTAACCCCAGTGTTTTGGGCCTGTTCCACTCCCAATGTTTTGGGCCTGTTCTAACCCCAATGTTTTGGGCCTGTTCTAACCCCAATGTTTTGGGCCTGTTCTAACCCCAATGTTTTGGGCCTGTGCCACTCCCAATGTTTTGGGCCTGTGCCACTCCTAATGTCTTGGGCCTGTGCCACTCCCAATGTTTTGGGCCTGTGCCACTCccatgtataatataatataataatatacgccatttagcagacgctttttgggcctccaaagcgacttacagtcatgtgtacatacattctacgtatgggtggtcccggggccTGTTccatcgaacccactaccctggcgttacaagcgccatgctctaccaactgagctacagaaggaccacgtctTGGGCCTGTGCCACTCCTAATGTTTTGGGCCTGTCCCACTCCCAATGTTTTGGGCCTGTGCCACTCCCAATGTTTTGGGCCTGTTCCACTCCCAATGTTTTGGGCCTGTGCCACTCCCAATGTTTTGGGCCTGTGCCACTCCCAATGTTTTGGGCCTGTTCCACTCCCAATGTTTTGGGCCTGTTCCACTCCCAATGTTTTGGGCCTGTCCCACTCCCAATGTTTTGGGCCTGTTCCACTCCCAATGTTTTGGGCCTGTTCTAACCCCAATGTTTTGGGCCTGTTCTAACCCCAATGTTTTGGGCCTGTTCTAACCCCAATGTTTTGGGCCTGTTCTAACCCCCAATGTTTTGGGCCTGTGCCACTCCCAATGTTTTGGGCCTGTGCCACTCCCAATGTTTTGGGCCTGTTCCACTCCCAATGTTTTGGGCCTGTTCCACTCCCAATGTTTTGGGCCTGTCCCACTCCCAATGTTTTGGGCCTGTTCTAACCCCAATGTTTTGGGCCTGTTCTAACCCCAATGTTTTGGGCCTGTTCCACTCCCAATGTTTTGGGCCTGTTCCACTCCCAATGTTTTGGGCCTGTTCCACTCCCAATGTTTTGGGCCTGTTCCACTCCCAATGTTTTGGGCCTGTTCCACTCCCAATGTTTTGGGCCTGTTCCACTCCCAATGTTTTGGGCCTGTTCCACTCCCAATGTTTTGGGTCTGTTCTAACCCCAATGTTTTGGGCCTGTGCCACTCCTAATGTTTTGGGCCTGTTCTAACCCCAATGTTTTGGGCCTGTTCTAACCCCAATGTTTTGGGCCTGTTCTAACCCCAATGTTTTGGGCCTGTTCTACTCCTAATGTTTTGGGCCTGTTCCAACCCCAATGTTTTGGGCCTGTGCTTTGTCTCTTGAGTGTTCTGACGTCAGAGAAATGGTTTACCATGTTATTGTCACGAGAACTCACTACAGTCAACGTGGGGTGAAGTAGATACAGTAACAAACCAACAACTACTGGAATGTCACATTCAGCCTTCAAATGCCTTTAGCAGCATTACATCAAGtaaaaaaaaacactcacaaattgCTTCCTTATGTCTGCTGAATACAAccggtagaccttactgtgaaatgctgaatacaacaggtagaccttaccgtgaaatgctgaatacaacaggtagaccttaccgtgaaatgctgaatacaacaggtgtagtagaccttactgtgaaatgctgaatacaacaggtagaccttaccgtgaaatgctgaatacaacaggtagaccttaccgtgaaatgctgaatacaacagtagaccttaccgtgaaatgctgaatacaacaggtgtagtagaccttaccgtgaaatgctgaatacaacaggtagaccttactgtgaaatgctgaatacaacaggtagaccttactgtgaaatgctgaatacaaccggtagaccttactgtgaaatgctgaatacaacaggtagaccttaccgtgaaatgctgaatacaacaggtagaccttactgtgaaatgctgaatacaacaggtgtagtagaccttaccgtgaaatgctgaatacaacaggtagaccttaccgtgaaatgctgaatacaacaggtagaccttactgtgaaatgctgaatacaacaggtagaccttactgtgaaatgctgaatacaacaggtagaccttactgtgaaatgctgaatacaacaggtagaccttactgtgaaatgctgaatacaacaggtagaccttactgtgaaatgctgaatacaacaggtagaccttaccgtgaaatgctgaatacaacaggtagacctcactgtgaaatgctgaatacaacaggtagaccttactgtgaaatgctgaatacaacaggtagaccttaccgtgaaatgctgaatacaaccggtagaccttaccgtgaaatgctgaatacaacaggtagaccttaccgtgaaatgctgaatgtatttatatagcccttcgtacatcagctgatatctcaaagtgctgtacagaaacccagctaaaaccccaaacagcaagcaatgcaggtgtagaagcacggtggctaggaaaaactccctagaaaggccaa
This window harbors:
- the kbtbd4 gene encoding kelch repeat and BTB domain-containing protein 4, giving the protein MESSRARFGGQSVGAGSLVAEENYFLGYTFTDRSHSSRVVQSIMDLCLQDGLFADVTVKVEGRDFNLHRLVLSAQSSFFRSMFTSNLREAHTRSIQLKDVSASVFQLLVDYIYHGTVKLTVEELQDTYEMADMYQLTALFEECSRFLSRTVDVKNCLQVMWLADRHSDQELYTAAKHCAKIHLVQLHQTDEFLNLPLCLLMDIIKDGVPTSQNPTVAIQSWINHNKVEREEFSTVLQENLKEIGEMVHIYLIGKEETRTHSLAISLHCDEDDAVSVSGQNSLCHQITAACKHGPDLYVVGGSIPRRMWKCNMQTMDWERCAPLPRDRLSHTMVSVSLQDAVYSLGGKTLQDTLSNAVIYYTVKDNVWTETSHLDTAVSGAAGVNLGGTIYILGGEENDMDFFTKPSRLIQCFDTKTQKCQLKPYVLPLAGVMHAAAHMDLLFIVAEGDSLVCYNPLLESFTRLRFPEVWSCVPSFWKVASCNGSVYVFRERCTKGDAHTLKFNPATSAVTVIKGIKILLTNWQFVLA